The following coding sequences are from one Formosa haliotis window:
- a CDS encoding DUF3307 domain-containing protein, whose translation MIALFIKLLLAHLVGDFLLQPTKWVLDKERHKLKSKYLYAHIAIHAIALLVVLQFNFDYIWGILLISISHYIIDAIKLYLTGKINSRWLFIADQLAHLIIIAIAVRLYEPYKIPIEAFYDTTFLLTICCILFVTVVSSVIMKIIISKWQLEETNEASLKDAGAYIGMLERLFVFAFIVMHYWEGIGFLITAKSVFRFGDLSKAKDRKLTEYILIGTLISFGLAISCGLVFNYLITIL comes from the coding sequence ATGATAGCGCTATTTATAAAATTACTCCTTGCACACTTGGTTGGCGATTTTCTTTTACAACCTACAAAATGGGTACTCGACAAAGAAAGACATAAACTAAAATCGAAGTATTTATATGCTCATATTGCAATTCATGCTATCGCATTACTAGTGGTACTGCAATTCAATTTTGATTATATCTGGGGTATTTTACTCATTAGCATTTCGCACTATATTATAGATGCCATTAAGCTATATTTAACCGGTAAAATAAATTCTCGCTGGTTATTTATAGCCGACCAACTAGCCCATTTAATTATTATAGCCATTGCTGTTCGCCTATACGAACCTTACAAAATTCCTATAGAAGCTTTTTACGACACCACCTTTTTATTGACTATTTGCTGCATCCTATTTGTAACCGTAGTCTCGTCGGTTATAATGAAAATTATTATCTCGAAATGGCAATTAGAAGAAACCAATGAAGCGTCTTTAAAAGATGCAGGCGCGTATATTGGCATGTTAGAGCGCCTATTTGTATTCGCATTTATCGTGATGCACTATTGGGAAGGTATCGGGTTTTTAATAACTGCAAAATCGGTATTTCGATTTGGAGATTTATCTAAAGCAAAAGACCGAAAATTAACAGAATACATTTTAATTGGTACCCTAATAAGTTTCGGTCTTGCTATAAGTTGCGGATTGGTGTTTAACTACCTAATCACGATTTTATAA
- a CDS encoding transcriptional regulator, with protein sequence MTSIITGDIINSRAHDTKDWLTQLKTELSTYGSTPKHWEIYRGDSFQLEVPPEEALKAAILIKASLKQFKTIDVRIAIGLGEKTYDADHITQANGSAFINSGECFEQLKKINMAIKSNRPEFDSAINIMLELALLTMNTWTPTSATLLKLAFTHPQANQMELAELTQSTQGNISQGLKRAGYDEIIKMIAYYSKNVML encoded by the coding sequence ATGACGAGTATTATTACAGGGGATATTATAAATTCTAGAGCGCACGACACCAAAGATTGGCTAACCCAATTAAAAACGGAATTGAGCACTTATGGAAGCACTCCTAAACATTGGGAAATATACCGAGGCGATAGCTTTCAATTGGAAGTACCACCAGAAGAGGCTTTAAAAGCTGCAATACTTATAAAAGCGAGTTTAAAACAATTTAAAACTATAGATGTACGAATCGCTATTGGTTTAGGCGAAAAAACATACGATGCAGACCATATTACCCAAGCAAATGGCAGTGCTTTTATAAATTCTGGAGAGTGCTTTGAGCAGTTAAAAAAAATAAATATGGCTATAAAATCAAACCGACCAGAATTTGATTCGGCCATAAATATAATGCTGGAATTAGCGTTATTAACCATGAACACATGGACACCCACTTCGGCAACTTTACTAAAACTAGCTTTTACACATCCGCAAGCCAACCAAATGGAATTGGCCGAATTAACACAAAGCACACAAGGTAACATTAGTCAAGGATTAAAGCGAGCGGGTTACGACGAAATTATTAAAATGATTGCTTATTATTCAAAAAATGTCATGTTATGA
- the mscL gene encoding large-conductance mechanosensitive channel protein MscL: MKLIQEFKEFAVKGNMIDMAVGIIIGASFNKVIDVLVKKIFMPPLSLLSEGINFQDKVWVLRDEVKDASGEVVVEAVSLGYGALIEAFLDFLIIGFTVFIVVKFMNRLRKKSQDPKDKTVETPKDIQLLSGITDLMKEQNALLKSKLKE, encoded by the coding sequence ATGAAGTTAATACAAGAATTTAAGGAGTTTGCTGTAAAAGGAAACATGATTGATATGGCTGTGGGTATTATTATCGGGGCCTCATTTAATAAGGTTATCGATGTGTTGGTAAAAAAAATATTTATGCCACCCTTATCTTTACTCTCGGAAGGAATTAATTTTCAGGACAAAGTTTGGGTCCTTCGCGACGAAGTAAAAGATGCTAGTGGAGAGGTTGTAGTCGAAGCTGTGTCGTTAGGCTACGGCGCTTTAATTGAGGCCTTTTTAGATTTTTTAATCATAGGATTTACGGTGTTTATAGTAGTGAAATTCATGAACAGACTGCGAAAAAAATCACAAGACCCTAAAGATAAAACTGTAGAGACTCCTAAAGATATTCAGTTATTATCGGGTATTACAGATTTAATGAAAGAACAAAATGCATTATTAAAATCTAAACTTAAAGAATAA
- a CDS encoding glutathione peroxidase: MKTLVVLMLAIMVCSCKQNTKAQPELAIHESGIEVKNIEATAVETIYQFKVKDLYGNPFDFSTLKGKKIMVVNTASKCGLTPQYKNLQELYKTYKDANFTIIGFPANNFKSQEPGSNAEIAEFCEANYGVTFPMMSKISVKGNDMDEVYKFLTQKSRNGLEDSEVEWNFQKYLINEEGHVVRVVSPKTLPTDESIISWIKS, translated from the coding sequence ATGAAAACATTAGTCGTACTTATGCTTGCTATTATGGTATGTAGTTGTAAGCAAAACACAAAAGCACAGCCTGAATTAGCAATTCATGAATCGGGTATAGAAGTTAAAAATATCGAAGCCACAGCTGTAGAGACCATTTATCAATTTAAGGTAAAGGATTTGTATGGGAATCCGTTTGATTTTTCAACTTTAAAAGGAAAGAAAATCATGGTGGTAAATACCGCGAGTAAATGTGGTTTAACTCCGCAATACAAAAACCTTCAAGAGTTATATAAAACGTATAAAGATGCCAACTTTACAATAATAGGTTTTCCTGCCAATAATTTTAAATCGCAAGAGCCGGGGAGTAATGCTGAAATCGCCGAATTTTGTGAGGCAAATTATGGAGTAACTTTTCCTATGATGAGTAAAATTTCTGTAAAAGGAAACGATATGGATGAGGTGTACAAATTTTTAACTCAGAAAAGTAGAAATGGTTTAGAAGATTCTGAGGTAGAGTGGAATTTCCAAAAGTATTTAATTAATGAAGAAGGGCATGTTGTACGTGTCGTTTCACCAAAAACATTACCTACAGACGAATCAATTATTTCATGGATTAAAAGCTAA
- a CDS encoding trans-sulfuration enzyme family protein, whose translation MTKKIGLQTICTHVGEVKDEQFKGAVSPIYMSTSYQFDDVDVKRYPRYFNTPNQESLSKKIAALEHAEAGMIFGSGMAAISTTLLAFLKTGDHVVVQNTLYGGTSNFIREEFPKYGIEFSFTKGYDVADFEAEIKENTKVLYIETPSNPLLTITDLKGISNLAKAKGLLSIIDNTFASPVNQNPIDFGIDIVVHSATKYLGGHSDILAGAVACSDLHMKAIWNVAKNLGGSLSDFMVWMLERSIKTLVLRVKAQNRNAKKLAKFLSSHPDVKNVYYPGLKSHPQYELAKSQMRGFGGMLSFELNENLDALAFQKALKLIKSSMSLAGVESTMLSPYLTSHALLTQEERDSIGVTNGLIRFSVGIETKADLIDDIEQAIQQVKA comes from the coding sequence ATGACTAAAAAAATAGGATTACAAACCATTTGTACCCATGTGGGAGAAGTGAAGGACGAACAGTTTAAAGGAGCTGTTTCGCCAATTTATATGTCAACCTCTTACCAGTTTGACGATGTAGATGTAAAACGATATCCGCGTTATTTTAATACGCCAAATCAAGAGAGTTTATCGAAAAAAATTGCTGCTTTAGAGCATGCAGAAGCAGGAATGATTTTTGGTTCGGGTATGGCTGCTATTAGTACAACCTTATTAGCATTTTTAAAAACTGGTGATCATGTTGTGGTGCAAAATACATTATATGGCGGTACCAGTAATTTTATACGCGAAGAATTTCCGAAGTATGGTATCGAGTTTTCGTTTACAAAAGGGTATGATGTAGCCGATTTTGAAGCTGAAATAAAAGAAAACACCAAGGTACTTTATATAGAAACACCTTCAAATCCGTTACTAACAATTACCGACTTAAAAGGGATTTCCAATTTAGCGAAAGCGAAAGGATTATTGTCTATAATAGATAATACCTTTGCTAGTCCAGTGAATCAAAACCCAATCGATTTTGGGATTGACATTGTAGTGCATTCAGCAACAAAATATCTTGGTGGACATAGCGATATCTTGGCAGGAGCTGTAGCATGTTCAGATCTGCATATGAAAGCTATTTGGAATGTGGCTAAAAATTTAGGTGGTAGTTTAAGCGACTTTATGGTTTGGATGTTAGAGCGTAGCATAAAAACCTTAGTTCTTCGTGTTAAAGCTCAAAACAGAAATGCTAAGAAATTGGCGAAGTTTTTAAGCAGTCATCCAGATGTAAAAAATGTCTATTATCCAGGGCTGAAAAGTCATCCGCAATACGAATTAGCAAAATCCCAAATGCGTGGTTTTGGCGGGATGTTATCTTTCGAGCTTAATGAAAATTTAGATGCTTTGGCTTTTCAAAAAGCCTTAAAATTAATAAAATCATCCATGAGTTTAGCAGGTGTAGAGAGTACTATGTTATCACCTTATTTAACCTCTCATGCCTTATTAACACAGGAAGAACGTGATAGTATTGGGGTTACCAACGGATTGATTCGTTTTTCGGTAGGGATAGAAACTAAAGCCGACTTGATAGACGATATAGAACAAGCCATTCAACAAGTGAAAGCATAG
- the bshB1 gene encoding bacillithiol biosynthesis deacetylase BshB1, which translates to MKLDILAIGAHPDDVELGCGATIAKEIANGKKVGILDLTRGELGTRGTVLTRAAEAKDAAEILGVSIRENLGFADAFFVNNKEHQLEIIKIIRKYQPEIVLCNAIDDRHIDHGKGSSLVSDACFLSGLKRIETTLEGEQQLQWRPKHVYHYIQWKPIEPDFVVDVTGFMETKEQAVLAYKTQFFDPASKEPETPISSKNFTESVNYRAKDLGRLIGVEYAEGFTSERYVAVENLFKLK; encoded by the coding sequence ATGAAATTAGATATACTTGCTATTGGAGCGCATCCCGATGATGTTGAACTGGGGTGTGGGGCAACCATAGCTAAAGAAATTGCCAACGGGAAAAAAGTTGGTATTTTAGATTTAACGCGAGGAGAATTAGGAACTCGAGGAACCGTCTTAACTCGCGCTGCGGAAGCAAAAGATGCAGCCGAAATATTGGGGGTGTCCATTCGAGAGAATTTAGGATTTGCTGATGCGTTTTTTGTGAATAACAAAGAACATCAATTAGAAATTATTAAAATAATTCGGAAATATCAGCCGGAAATTGTGCTGTGTAACGCTATAGACGACCGGCATATCGATCATGGAAAAGGAAGTAGTTTGGTAAGTGATGCTTGTTTTTTAAGCGGATTAAAAAGAATTGAAACCACACTAGAAGGGGAGCAACAACTACAATGGCGGCCAAAACATGTTTATCATTACATACAATGGAAGCCTATAGAGCCTGATTTTGTAGTGGATGTTACTGGGTTTATGGAAACGAAAGAACAAGCCGTTTTAGCGTATAAAACGCAATTTTTCGATCCGGCGAGTAAAGAGCCAGAAACACCAATATCTAGTAAAAACTTTACCGAGAGTGTAAATTATCGCGCAAAAGATTTAGGACGCCTCATTGGGGTGGAATATGCAGAAGGCTTTACATCAGAGCGTTATGTTGCCGTTGAAAATTTATTTAAATTAAAATAA
- a CDS encoding Crp/Fnr family transcriptional regulator, whose translation MTLIASHQTFKRQALSSVACGACINENCLIKRNFQSLSDSKFVDQKTTLRCKKGQQFIMEGAPVHGLYFVMKGKVKVFRTGINGKEHIVRFSKEGEIIGHRGFGTEECYSIGAIALEHTVLCYFSKDVLQGILLENPRFAYDMMLFYANELNRSESKVKSLSQMTVRERVADMLLYINRKFGSTNGFLNLPLSRKEYADYTGTSEEQIIRIFSTLKKEKLINASGKKIGINDINRLKNEISEHNFFLDS comes from the coding sequence ATGACATTAATCGCTTCACATCAAACTTTTAAACGGCAAGCACTTTCTAGTGTAGCGTGTGGAGCGTGTATCAATGAAAATTGTTTAATAAAGCGAAATTTTCAATCGCTCTCCGATTCTAAATTTGTCGACCAGAAAACCACATTACGCTGTAAAAAAGGGCAGCAATTTATTATGGAGGGAGCACCAGTTCACGGTTTATATTTTGTGATGAAAGGCAAAGTAAAGGTGTTTAGAACTGGGATTAATGGTAAAGAGCATATTGTTCGTTTTTCTAAAGAAGGTGAAATAATTGGGCATCGCGGTTTTGGTACAGAAGAGTGTTATTCTATAGGAGCTATTGCGTTAGAACATACCGTTTTGTGTTATTTTTCGAAAGATGTCTTACAGGGCATATTACTTGAAAACCCTCGGTTTGCCTACGATATGATGTTGTTTTATGCTAACGAACTGAATAGAAGTGAGTCTAAGGTGAAATCCTTATCGCAAATGACTGTTCGTGAGCGTGTCGCCGATATGTTACTGTATATAAATCGAAAATTTGGTTCGACTAATGGCTTCTTAAATCTTCCTTTAAGTAGAAAAGAGTATGCCGATTATACCGGAACTTCCGAAGAGCAAATTATAAGAATTTTTTCAACTTTGAAAAAAGAAAAGTTAATTAATGCTAGCGGAAAAAAAATAGGGATCAACGATATTAATCGTCTTAAAAATGAAATTAGCGAGCACAATTTCTTCTTAGATAGCTAG
- a CDS encoding CmpA/NrtA family ABC transporter substrate-binding protein has protein sequence MKTVLKKSLFILPLAIMLGSCGGKDKQKTIAENVTPEVSKTKSLAIEKPQLTFGFIKLTDMAPLAIAKEKGFFEDEGLFVSVEAQSNWKNVLDRVIDGQLDGSHMLAGQPIAAGAGFGRQAELVTAFSMDLNGNGITVSNDVWSKMKPNVPMDSDGKPVHPIKADALKPVIDEYRKEGKAFKMGMVFPVSTHNYEIRYWLAAAGINPGMYTADNVQGQIDAEVLLSVTPPPQMPATLEAGTIFGYCVGEPWNQQAVFKGIGVPVVTNYDIWKNNPEKVFVMTKKFVEDNPNTAIAVTKALIRAGKWLDEPSNRAEAVKILSMSQYVGADEAVIANSMTGTFEFEKGDKRDMPDFNVFYKYNATYPFYSDGIWFLTQMRRWGQIPESKSSDWYAETIKDIYRPDIWKKAAALLVEEGHIPAADIPTTDGYKPATADFIDGTLYDAKHPIEYINSFKIGNKDEPIQ, from the coding sequence ATGAAAACAGTATTAAAAAAATCGCTCTTTATTTTACCATTAGCCATTATGCTAGGGTCTTGTGGAGGAAAGGACAAACAAAAAACAATAGCCGAAAATGTAACTCCTGAAGTTTCAAAAACTAAATCTTTAGCGATTGAGAAGCCTCAATTAACTTTCGGGTTTATCAAATTAACAGATATGGCGCCTCTAGCTATTGCTAAAGAAAAAGGTTTCTTTGAAGATGAAGGCCTTTTTGTGTCGGTAGAAGCACAATCTAACTGGAAAAATGTTTTAGATCGTGTGATCGATGGGCAATTAGATGGTTCGCATATGTTAGCAGGACAACCTATAGCGGCAGGAGCAGGGTTTGGAAGACAAGCAGAATTAGTAACGGCCTTTTCAATGGACTTAAATGGAAACGGTATTACAGTGTCTAACGATGTATGGTCTAAAATGAAACCCAATGTTCCGATGGATTCAGATGGTAAGCCTGTTCATCCTATAAAAGCGGATGCTTTAAAACCTGTAATAGATGAATACAGGAAAGAAGGTAAAGCATTTAAAATGGGAATGGTGTTTCCGGTATCGACCCATAATTATGAAATAAGATATTGGCTAGCAGCTGCAGGAATAAATCCGGGGATGTATACGGCCGACAATGTTCAAGGACAAATTGATGCTGAGGTTTTATTATCGGTTACTCCACCGCCACAAATGCCAGCAACGCTAGAAGCAGGAACCATTTTTGGATATTGCGTAGGAGAGCCATGGAACCAACAAGCCGTATTTAAAGGTATTGGAGTACCTGTAGTTACCAATTATGATATCTGGAAGAATAATCCTGAGAAGGTTTTTGTAATGACAAAAAAGTTTGTAGAAGATAACCCTAACACTGCAATTGCAGTAACCAAAGCATTAATTAGAGCTGGTAAATGGTTAGATGAACCAAGCAACAGAGCAGAAGCTGTTAAAATTTTATCGATGTCTCAATATGTAGGTGCAGACGAAGCTGTAATTGCAAACTCTATGACAGGGACTTTTGAGTTTGAAAAAGGAGATAAACGCGATATGCCAGATTTTAATGTGTTTTATAAGTACAATGCAACCTATCCGTTTTATTCTGATGGTATTTGGTTTTTAACTCAAATGAGAAGATGGGGGCAAATTCCAGAATCAAAATCATCAGACTGGTATGCTGAAACCATTAAAGATATTTACCGTCCAGATATTTGGAAAAAAGCGGCTGCGCTGTTAGTTGAAGAAGGTCATATTCCAGCTGCCGATATTCCTACAACCGATGGGTATAAGCCAGCTACAGCAGATTTTATAGATGGCACTTTGTACGATGCGAAACATCCAATTGAGTATATAAATAGTTTTAAAATAGGAAACAAGGACGAACCTATTCAGTAA
- a CDS encoding ABC transporter permease, giving the protein MKQSITLGNVGRFMGLGFLGTLKDLFTGNLQREDFISFLRKVIVPLASILLFIGLWHLGAKALYQREANFKIEKALADQGPEAADAMRACIASGDLSCQPNTLPAPSQVWDSYKSLLKDHRAISADKAEFKQKTAALNKKRVAAGEAPITYTGRPSFIDQIIMSLKTVFAGFLLALVIAVPLGVLIGLSPTLKSAFNWFIQIFKPVSPVVWYLLVFMIVKTILIDSNDDSSFIISFISVGFCSMWATLVNTAMGVSSVDKDYLNVAKVLKLGPIQNVFKVILPSALPLIFTGLKITLSVAWMVLIAIELLAQSPGLGSFVWEEFQNGANDSNSKIIVAMFVIGIIGFLLDRIMLTIQNAVSFNKNEGI; this is encoded by the coding sequence ATGAAGCAAAGCATAACATTAGGAAACGTTGGTAGATTTATGGGCTTGGGGTTTTTAGGCACCTTAAAAGATTTGTTCACAGGGAATTTACAACGTGAAGATTTTATAAGCTTTTTACGAAAAGTTATAGTTCCACTAGCCTCGATACTCTTATTTATAGGTTTATGGCACCTGGGCGCAAAGGCATTATACCAAAGAGAAGCAAATTTTAAAATTGAAAAAGCCTTAGCAGATCAAGGGCCAGAAGCCGCAGATGCTATGCGTGCTTGCATTGCATCTGGAGATCTTAGTTGCCAGCCTAATACCTTACCAGCACCTAGTCAAGTTTGGGATTCGTATAAATCTTTATTAAAAGATCACAGAGCAATTAGCGCAGATAAAGCCGAGTTTAAACAAAAAACAGCAGCCTTAAACAAAAAACGTGTGGCTGCCGGCGAAGCACCAATAACATATACAGGAAGACCATCATTTATCGATCAGATTATTATGAGTTTAAAAACAGTATTTGCTGGGTTCCTTTTAGCCTTGGTAATTGCTGTGCCGCTAGGAGTATTAATAGGATTAAGTCCTACCTTAAAAAGCGCTTTTAATTGGTTTATTCAAATTTTTAAACCGGTTTCGCCAGTTGTTTGGTATTTGCTAGTCTTCATGATTGTAAAAACTATTTTAATAGATTCTAACGACGATAGTTCCTTTATCATCTCGTTTATAAGTGTTGGGTTTTGTTCTATGTGGGCAACCTTAGTTAATACGGCTATGGGCGTGTCTTCGGTAGATAAAGATTATTTAAATGTGGCTAAAGTTTTAAAACTAGGGCCAATTCAAAATGTGTTTAAAGTGATTTTACCTTCGGCTTTACCTTTAATTTTTACAGGTTTAAAAATTACCTTATCGGTGGCCTGGATGGTGTTAATCGCCATAGAATTATTAGCGCAAAGTCCAGGTTTAGGATCGTTTGTTTGGGAAGAATTTCAGAATGGTGCCAACGATTCAAATTCAAAAATTATAGTCGCTATGTTCGTAATTGGAATCATCGGGTTTCTATTAGATCGCATAATGCTTACCATTCAAAATGCCGTGTCGTTCAATAAAAATGAAGGTATTTAA
- a CDS encoding ABC transporter ATP-binding protein has product MAYLELNNIYKSYGQAHDATEVLSNINLTIEEGEFVAIVGFTGSGKTTLVNLINGLVEPTKGEVLFKGEPVSGTSHERGVIFQNYSLLPWLTVGQNIYMAVKEVFPKMKKLELQALVAEYVEMVSLTPAINKRPKELSGGMRQRVAVARALAMKPEMIIMDEPLGALDALTRGNLQDEILNIWGKDKRTALLITNDVDEGIYMADRIIPLRPGPNATLGPEFKIDIERPRDKTALNDNPNFKSTRNAIIEYLMDIGNQRKQEVTQEYILPDLQPKSFVGHF; this is encoded by the coding sequence ATGGCATATTTAGAATTGAATAATATTTATAAATCTTATGGGCAGGCTCACGATGCCACCGAAGTGCTTTCAAACATTAATTTAACTATTGAAGAAGGCGAGTTTGTAGCCATTGTAGGGTTTACGGGAAGTGGAAAAACCACATTAGTAAATTTAATAAACGGACTTGTAGAACCAACAAAAGGGGAGGTGTTATTTAAAGGTGAACCGGTGTCTGGAACTAGTCACGAACGCGGTGTTATTTTTCAGAATTACTCGCTTTTACCCTGGTTAACTGTAGGACAAAATATTTATATGGCAGTTAAAGAAGTGTTTCCAAAGATGAAAAAATTAGAATTACAAGCCTTAGTTGCCGAGTATGTGGAAATGGTAAGTTTAACCCCGGCAATTAATAAACGTCCAAAAGAATTATCTGGAGGAATGCGTCAGCGTGTTGCCGTAGCTCGAGCTTTAGCGATGAAACCCGAAATGATTATAATGGATGAACCGCTTGGCGCTTTAGATGCTTTAACGCGGGGAAACCTTCAGGATGAAATTTTAAACATCTGGGGCAAAGATAAACGTACCGCCTTGTTAATTACCAACGATGTAGATGAAGGTATTTACATGGCAGATCGTATTATTCCGTTGCGGCCAGGACCCAATGCCACACTTGGTCCAGAGTTTAAAATAGATATTGAACGCCCTCGCGATAAAACGGCTTTAAACGATAACCCGAATTTTAAATCGACTCGAAATGCAATTATCGAATATTTAATGGATATCGGGAATCAAAGAAAACAGGAGGTAACCCAAGAGTATATTTTACCAGATTTACAACCAAAAAGTTTTGTCGGACACTTTTAA
- a CDS encoding ABC transporter ATP-binding protein codes for MNTESTIEPQMMQGENGIVYPSANVMLDLNNLKKVYPTPKGDYTVLEDLNLQIMKEEFVTIIGHSGCGKTTMLSMIAGLNDISGGSISVLGNRIKGPGPDRGVIFQSPSLMPWMTALQNVMLGVNQVFPDATKAQRNDIAKYYLQKVGLEDAFHKKASALSQGMQQRVGIARAFAIKPKVLLLDEPFGMLDSLTRGELQDILIEIWNKEKITAVMITHDVDEAIFLADRVVMMTSGPKAKIGDILNIDFERPRTRKAVLEHSDYYTYRKHLIDFLEH; via the coding sequence ATGAATACAGAATCAACTATAGAACCACAAATGATGCAAGGCGAAAATGGTATTGTTTACCCTTCGGCTAATGTGATGTTAGATTTAAACAATCTGAAAAAAGTGTACCCAACTCCTAAAGGCGATTATACCGTTTTAGAAGATTTAAATCTTCAAATTATGAAAGAGGAATTTGTTACCATTATCGGGCATTCGGGATGTGGAAAAACAACCATGCTTTCTATGATTGCAGGTTTAAACGATATTTCGGGCGGATCCATTTCTGTTTTAGGAAATAGAATTAAAGGTCCTGGTCCAGATCGTGGTGTTATTTTTCAATCGCCAAGTTTAATGCCTTGGATGACTGCGCTTCAAAATGTAATGTTAGGCGTAAATCAAGTTTTTCCCGATGCTACAAAAGCGCAACGTAACGATATTGCTAAATACTACCTTCAAAAAGTAGGTTTAGAAGATGCCTTTCATAAAAAAGCATCGGCATTATCGCAGGGGATGCAGCAGCGCGTGGGTATAGCCAGAGCTTTTGCCATAAAACCTAAAGTGTTGTTATTAGATGAACCTTTTGGAATGTTAGATTCTCTAACACGTGGCGAGCTACAAGATATTTTAATAGAAATCTGGAATAAAGAAAAAATTACAGCTGTAATGATTACGCATGATGTAGATGAAGCCATCTTTTTGGCCGATCGTGTGGTGATGATGACCAGCGGACCTAAAGCTAAAATAGGGGATATTTTAAATATCGATTTTGAGCGTCCAAGAACTCGAAAGGCCGTGCTTGAGCATAGCGATTATTACACCTATAGAAAACATCTTATCGACTTTCTAGAGCATTAA
- a CDS encoding alginate export family protein, with amino-acid sequence MKKQLLILALLLSGFQSIQAQFTLDGEFRPRTEYRHGYGSIFPEDAEPGFAISTRARLNAGYKTEAYNFYLSLQDVLVWGENRQIDPVDVNNSFAIFQAWADIRLGNGFSTKLGRQILSYDDQRIMGGLDWAQQGRNHDAALIRYKKDSFMFDVGLAFNQDLDNATGNVSGFVSVGNEYTEDPNFFTYKAMQYLYLKKEWKGFSASVLAMNNTFQNFVLVDGVRTYDGYGVSSLQTIGTHLQFKSGAFGLEGNAFFQTGERVNELAVKGAFLLGLDASFKVTEGIGLGAGLEVISGNDADAGETGAFFPLYGTNHKFNGFMDYFYVGNHANSIGLVDIHLSANFAFNETSSLMVKILNFKGEQELPSGDSSLGTEVDLVYSKAFKGFALKLGYSQMFANDGMYELKGVPKDEASDIQNWAWAMLVMKPKFLNGTN; translated from the coding sequence ATGAAAAAGCAATTATTAATTTTAGCGCTACTACTTAGCGGATTTCAAAGCATTCAAGCACAATTTACTTTAGATGGCGAATTTAGGCCACGAACAGAATACCGCCATGGTTATGGTAGTATTTTTCCGGAAGACGCAGAACCAGGTTTTGCTATTAGTACAAGAGCCCGATTAAATGCGGGATATAAAACAGAAGCTTATAATTTTTATTTAAGTCTGCAAGATGTTTTAGTTTGGGGAGAAAACAGGCAAATAGATCCAGTAGATGTAAATAATTCGTTTGCCATTTTTCAGGCTTGGGCCGATATTCGTTTAGGAAACGGATTCTCTACAAAATTAGGACGTCAAATCTTGTCTTACGATGATCAGCGTATCATGGGAGGATTAGACTGGGCGCAACAAGGACGTAACCATGATGCGGCATTAATTCGCTATAAAAAGGACAGCTTTATGTTCGATGTAGGATTAGCTTTTAATCAGGATTTAGATAATGCAACGGGTAATGTTAGCGGATTTGTTAGTGTTGGAAATGAATATACCGAAGACCCAAATTTCTTCACATATAAAGCCATGCAATATCTGTATTTAAAGAAGGAATGGAAAGGATTTTCTGCAAGTGTTTTGGCTATGAATAATACCTTCCAAAACTTTGTGTTAGTTGATGGCGTAAGGACGTATGATGGTTATGGGGTAAGTAGTTTACAAACTATAGGAACGCATTTACAGTTTAAATCTGGTGCTTTTGGATTAGAAGGAAATGCATTTTTCCAGACAGGTGAGCGTGTGAATGAATTGGCTGTAAAAGGCGCTTTTTTATTAGGATTAGATGCTAGTTTTAAAGTTACAGAAGGTATAGGTTTAGGTGCCGGATTAGAAGTGATTAGTGGTAACGATGCCGATGCAGGAGAAACTGGAGCATTCTTTCCGTTATACGGAACAAACCATAAATTTAATGGGTTTATGGATTATTTCTACGTAGGTAATCATGCCAATTCAATAGGTTTAGTAGATATTCATTTAAGTGCAAATTTTGCTTTTAATGAGACCTCGAGTTTAATGGTGAAGATTTTAAATTTTAAGGGTGAACAAGAATTACCTAGTGGAGATAGTTCTTTAGGAACAGAAGTAGATTTAGTATATTCTAAGGCATTTAAAGGATTTGCGTTAAAGTTAGGATACTCGCAAATGTTTGCTAACGATGGTATGTACGAGTTAAAAGGTGTGCCAAAAGATGAAGCTTCAGACATTCAAAACTGGGCTTGGGCCATGTTAGTGATGAAACCAAAATTCTTGAATGGGACTAATTAA